A section of the Puniceicoccus vermicola genome encodes:
- a CDS encoding DUF1961 family protein produces MSLRKSLLIASLILAPSMSQCNETDIALIADNVDWAHPIYATEFDSPGILQDWSLEGGQSISIENGRLLLKSEGINTKPAKGNHLVAWLNVEVPGSFYLEFDFRPKDKQQGLTIVFFNTRGVNGESIFDPELAARDGTFTQYHSGDLNGYHLSYWSGARKASNLRKNRGFTLIANGEDPIANDQTDKFHRIGIYKNDGLIRYYVDGELALEHLDDPSNDGPAWNHSGWIGLRQMDHTHWAEYERLAVYPLKTKSDKTSGQ; encoded by the coding sequence ATGAGTCTACGAAAAAGCCTCCTCATCGCTTCTCTAATCCTGGCTCCCTCAATGTCCCAGTGCAATGAGACAGACATCGCCCTCATCGCCGACAATGTTGATTGGGCCCACCCGATCTACGCGACCGAATTCGACTCCCCCGGCATACTGCAAGACTGGTCTCTCGAGGGAGGTCAGTCGATATCGATCGAAAATGGGCGCCTCCTACTCAAAAGCGAGGGTATCAATACCAAGCCGGCAAAGGGCAACCATCTCGTTGCCTGGCTCAACGTCGAAGTGCCGGGCAGCTTCTACCTGGAGTTTGATTTTCGACCAAAGGACAAGCAGCAAGGCTTAACCATCGTATTTTTCAACACACGGGGAGTGAATGGTGAATCCATTTTTGACCCAGAGCTCGCCGCTCGGGACGGCACGTTCACCCAATACCACAGCGGAGACTTAAATGGATACCATCTATCGTATTGGAGCGGAGCCCGAAAAGCATCCAATCTCAGAAAAAACCGAGGATTCACCCTAATCGCCAATGGCGAAGATCCAATCGCCAATGACCAAACGGACAAATTTCACCGCATTGGCATCTACAAAAATGATGGACTGATCCGCTACTATGTCGATGGCGAGCTCGCGCTTGAACATTTGGACGACCCCTCAAACGACGGACCCGCGTGGAATCACAGCGGCTGGATTGGCCTTCGGCAAATGGATCACACGCACTGGGCGGAATACGAAAGGCTCGCTGTCTATCCATTGAAGACAAAGAGCGACAAGACCTCAGGTCAGTGA